From Chaetodon auriga isolate fChaAug3 chromosome 10, fChaAug3.hap1, whole genome shotgun sequence, a single genomic window includes:
- the gabrd gene encoding gamma-aminobutyric acid receptor subunit delta, translating to MEVPTFLLSCLALLFVGGDIFTRAMLSDIGDYVGTDIEISWLPNLDDLMKGYARNFRPGIGGPPVNVAMAIEVASIDHISEANMEYTMTVFLRQSWHDDRLSYNHTNKTLGLDSRFVDKLWLPDTFIVNAKSAWFHDVTVENKLIRLQPNGVILYSSRITSTVACDMDLTKYPMDEQECMLDLESYGYSSEDIVYHWSESQRHIHGLDKLELSQFTITDYRFVTEMMNFKSAGRFPRLSLRFQLRRNRGVYIIQSYMPSILLVAMSWVSFWISQSAVPARVSLGITTVLTMTTLMVSARSSLPRASAIKALDVYFWICYVFVFAALIEYAFAHYNADYRLKEKAKVKANKLSSESIVKNGKQAMVLFSLSVTGMNQSVMISNRHGRAQHSSSEIPGDVGSEEAEPRRRRSRQTEETKEEKKCCSKCVCKPIDADTIDIYARAVFPFTFAVVNVIYWVAYTM from the exons ATGGAGGTCCCAACTTTCCTGCTGTCGTGTCTTGCTCTGCTCTTCGTTGGAGGGGATATTTTCACCAG GGCCATGCTGAGTGACATTGGGGACTATGTAGGTACAGACATTGAAATATCCTGGTTACCTAATCTGGATGATTTAATGAAGGGCTATGCCAGAAATTTTCGCCCTGGGATAGGAG GTCCACCAGTGAACGTTGCCATGGCTATCGAAGTGGCCAGCATTGACCACATCTCCGAAGCCAACATG GAATACACCATGACCGTGTTCCTGCGGCAGAGCTGGCACGATGACCGCCTGTCCTacaatcacacaaacaagaCGCTGGGGTTGGACAGTCGATTCGTGGACAAGCTGTGGCTGCCCGACACTTTCATCGTCAACGCCAAATCTGCTTGGTTCCACGATGTCACGGTGGAGAACAAGTTGATCCGCCTGCAGCCCAACGGAGTCATTCTTTACAGCAGCCG AATCACTTCAACGGTGGCATGTGATATGGACCTGACCAAGTATCCTATGGATGAACAGGAGTGTATGCTGGACTTGGAAAGCT ATGGTTACTCCTCAGAGGACATTGTGTATCACTGGTCGGAGAGCCAGCGGCACATCCACGGCCTGGACAAACTGGAGCTCTCCCAGTTCACCATCACAGACTATCGGTTTGTCACTGAGATGATGAACTTCAAATCAG CGGGACGATTTCCCAGGCTCAGTCTTCGCTTCCAGCTGAGACGCAATCGAGGAGTCTACATCATCCAGTCATACATGCCGTCAATATTACTGGTGGCCATGTCCTGGGTGTCATTTtggatcagccaatcagcagtcCCTGCTCGTGTATCCTTAG GGATCACGACTGTTCTCACCATGACCACACTGATGGTAAGCGCCCGCTCCTCCCTGCCTCGAGCGTCAGCCATCAAGGCGTTAGACGTCTACTTCTGGATctgttatgtgtttgtgtttgcggCGCTCATTGAATACGCCTTCGCTCACTACAACGCTGACTACCGACTCAAAGAGAAGGCCAAGGTGAAGGCCAACAAGCTTAGCTCTGAG TCCATTGTGAAGAACGGCAAACAAGCCATGGTTCTGTTTTCCCTGTCGGTCACTGGCATGAACCAGAGTGTGATGATTTCCAACCGCCATGGACGGGCCCAGCACTCCAGCAGCGAAATCCCGGGGGACGTCGGCAGTGAGGAGGCCGAGCCGAGGAGGAGAAGGTCCAGGCAGACGGAGGAGAccaaggaggagaagaagtgcTGTTCCAAGTGCGTCTGCAAGCCCATTGATGCCGACACCATCGACATCTACGCCAGGGctgtgtttcctttcactttcgCTGTGGTGAACGTGATCTACTGGGTGGCCTACACCATGTGA